A window from Streptomyces sp. NBC_00271 encodes these proteins:
- the rapZ gene encoding RNase adapter RapZ has product MSDNERQEIPAQTEQPAEQPAGPQTGETAAPQAADETQGGTTMETPAVPEAAIPELVIISGMSGAGRSTAAKCLEDLGWFVVDNLPPALIPTMVELGARSQGNVARIAVVVDVRGRRFFDNLRESLADLEAKNVTRRIVFLESSDEALVRRFESVRRPHPLQGDGRIVDGIDAERELLRELRGDADLVIDTSSLNVHELRAKMDAQFAGEEEPELRATVMSFGFKYGLPVDADLVVDMRFLPNPHWVPELRPFTGLNEEVSAYVFNQPGAKEFLDRYTELLQLIAAGYRREGKRYVTIAVGCTGGKHRSVATSEKLAARLASQGVETVVVHRDMGRE; this is encoded by the coding sequence ATGAGCGACAACGAACGACAAGAGATCCCAGCACAGACCGAACAACCGGCCGAACAGCCGGCCGGACCGCAGACCGGAGAGACGGCCGCACCACAGGCCGCCGACGAGACCCAGGGGGGTACGACGATGGAGACGCCCGCGGTGCCCGAAGCCGCCATCCCCGAGCTGGTGATCATCTCCGGGATGTCCGGGGCGGGCCGGTCGACGGCCGCCAAGTGTCTGGAGGACCTCGGCTGGTTCGTCGTCGACAACCTGCCGCCCGCGCTGATCCCCACCATGGTGGAGCTCGGCGCCCGCTCCCAGGGCAACGTGGCGAGGATCGCGGTCGTCGTCGACGTACGAGGCCGCCGCTTCTTCGACAACCTCCGCGAGTCCCTCGCCGACCTGGAGGCGAAGAACGTCACCCGGCGGATCGTCTTCCTGGAGTCCTCCGACGAGGCCCTGGTGCGCCGCTTCGAGTCCGTGCGCCGTCCGCACCCCCTCCAGGGCGACGGCCGCATCGTCGACGGCATCGACGCCGAGCGCGAGCTGCTGCGCGAGCTGCGCGGCGACGCCGACCTGGTCATCGACACCTCCAGCCTGAACGTGCACGAGCTGCGCGCCAAGATGGACGCCCAGTTCGCGGGCGAGGAGGAGCCCGAGCTGCGGGCCACCGTCATGTCCTTCGGCTTCAAGTACGGCCTTCCGGTCGATGCCGACCTGGTCGTGGACATGCGCTTCCTGCCCAACCCGCACTGGGTCCCGGAGCTGCGCCCCTTCACCGGCCTGAACGAGGAGGTGTCGGCATACGTCTTCAACCAGCCCGGCGCCAAGGAGTTCCTCGACCGCTACACCGAGCTGCTCCAGCTCATCGCCGCGGGCTACCGCCGCGAGGGCAAGCGCTATGTGACCATCGCGGTCGGCTGCACCGGCGGCAAGCACCGCTCGGTCGCCACCTCCGAGAAGCTCGCCGCCCGCCTCGCCTCGCAGGGCGTGGAGACCGTGGTCGTCCACCGGGACATGGGGCGCGAGTGA
- the uvrC gene encoding excinuclease ABC subunit UvrC, with protein MADPSSYRPKPGQIPDSPGVYKFRDEHRRVIYVGKAKSLRQRLASYFQDLAGLHPRTRTMVTTAASVEWTVVSTEVEALQLEYSWIKEFDPRFNVKYRDDKSYPYLAVTMNEEFPRVQVMRGHKRKGVRYFGPYGHAWAIRDTVDLLLRVFPVRTCSAGVFKNAARTGRPCLLGYIGKCSAPCVGRVSAEEHRELAEEFCDFMAGRTGTYIRRLEQQMTDAAEEMEYERAARLRDDIEALKKAMEKNAVVLADATDADLMAVAEDELEAAVQIFHVRGGRVRGQRGWVTDKVEAVTTGDLVEHALQQLYGEETGDSVPKEVLVPALPDPVEPVQEWLTERRGSNVSLRIPQRGDKKALMETVQRNALQALGLHKTKRASDLTTRSRALEEIAGALDLDSAPLRIECYDISHLQGDDVVASMVVFEDGLQRKSEYRRFQIKGFEGQDDVRSMHEVITRRFRRYLAEKERTGEWTNGENASGDGAPRDGVSADGTSTEGAPLGNAALEGDTTGNAFAGNAFTEEDGRPKRFAYPPQLVVVDGGQPQVAAAKRALDELGIDDIAVCGLAKRLEEVWLPHEDDPVVLPRTSEGLYLLQRVRDEAHRFAITYQRTKRAKRFKASPLDEVPGLGETRKQALIKHFGSVKKLRSATIDQICEVPGIGRKTAEAVAVALAQAAPAAPAVNTATGEIMEDEEVGASGTTTGSPEEPVTAGASHERRGQET; from the coding sequence ATGGCCGACCCCTCCAGCTACCGCCCCAAGCCGGGACAGATCCCGGACTCTCCCGGGGTGTACAAATTCCGCGACGAGCACCGCCGGGTGATCTACGTCGGAAAGGCGAAAAGCCTGCGCCAGCGCCTGGCCAGCTACTTCCAGGACCTGGCGGGCCTCCACCCCCGCACCCGCACCATGGTCACCACGGCCGCGTCCGTGGAGTGGACGGTGGTGTCCACGGAGGTCGAGGCGCTGCAGCTGGAGTACTCCTGGATCAAGGAGTTCGACCCCCGGTTCAACGTCAAGTACCGCGACGACAAGAGCTACCCCTACCTCGCGGTGACGATGAACGAGGAGTTTCCGCGGGTGCAGGTGATGCGCGGCCACAAGCGCAAGGGCGTGCGCTATTTCGGTCCGTACGGGCACGCGTGGGCGATCCGTGACACCGTCGACCTGCTGCTGCGCGTCTTCCCGGTCCGCACCTGTTCGGCGGGCGTCTTCAAGAACGCCGCCCGCACCGGCCGCCCCTGCCTCCTCGGTTACATCGGCAAGTGCTCCGCCCCCTGCGTCGGGCGGGTCTCCGCCGAGGAACACCGTGAGCTGGCCGAGGAGTTCTGCGACTTCATGGCCGGCCGTACGGGGACGTACATCCGCCGCCTCGAGCAGCAGATGACGGACGCGGCCGAGGAGATGGAGTACGAGCGGGCGGCCCGTCTGCGCGACGACATCGAGGCCCTGAAGAAGGCCATGGAGAAGAACGCGGTCGTGCTCGCCGACGCGACCGACGCCGACCTGATGGCCGTCGCCGAGGACGAGCTGGAAGCCGCCGTGCAGATCTTCCATGTGCGTGGCGGCCGGGTGCGCGGCCAGCGAGGCTGGGTCACCGACAAGGTGGAGGCCGTCACCACCGGTGACCTGGTCGAACACGCGCTGCAGCAGCTCTACGGGGAGGAGACGGGCGACTCCGTCCCCAAGGAGGTGCTCGTTCCGGCACTGCCCGACCCCGTGGAGCCCGTCCAGGAGTGGCTGACCGAGCGCCGCGGGTCGAACGTCTCCCTCCGCATCCCGCAGCGCGGCGACAAGAAGGCGCTCATGGAGACCGTGCAGCGCAACGCGCTCCAGGCTCTCGGCCTGCACAAGACCAAGCGCGCCTCCGATCTGACCACCCGCTCGCGCGCCCTGGAGGAGATCGCCGGAGCCCTCGACCTGGACAGTGCCCCGCTCCGAATCGAGTGCTACGACATCTCGCACCTCCAGGGGGACGACGTGGTCGCCTCCATGGTCGTCTTCGAGGACGGGCTGCAGCGCAAGAGCGAGTACCGGCGCTTCCAGATCAAGGGCTTCGAGGGCCAGGACGACGTCCGCTCCATGCACGAGGTGATCACCCGCCGCTTCAGGCGCTATCTCGCCGAGAAGGAGCGGACGGGCGAGTGGACGAACGGTGAGAACGCCTCCGGCGACGGGGCCCCCCGCGACGGGGTCTCCGCCGACGGGACCTCCACCGAAGGCGCTCCCCTGGGGAACGCCGCTCTGGAGGGTGACACCACGGGGAACGCCTTCGCGGGGAACGCCTTCACCGAGGAGGACGGCCGCCCCAAGCGCTTCGCCTACCCTCCGCAGCTCGTCGTCGTCGACGGTGGCCAGCCACAGGTCGCGGCGGCCAAGAGGGCCCTCGACGAACTCGGCATCGACGACATCGCCGTCTGCGGTCTCGCCAAGCGCCTGGAAGAGGTCTGGCTGCCGCACGAGGACGATCCGGTGGTCCTGCCTCGCACCAGCGAGGGCCTGTACCTGCTCCAGCGGGTCCGTGACGAGGCCCACCGCTTCGCCATCACCTACCAGCGCACCAAGCGGGCCAAGCGTTTCAAGGCGAGCCCACTGGACGAGGTGCCGGGCCTCGGAGAGACCCGCAAGCAGGCGCTGATCAAGCACTTCGGCTCGGTGAAAAAGCTGCGATCCGCGACCATCGACCAGATCTGCGAGGTCCCCGGCATAGGCCGCAAGACGGCCGAGGCGGTCGCCGTGGCCCTCGCCCAGGCGGCGCCGGCCGCACCCGCCGTGAACACGGCGACTGGAGAGATCATGGAAGACGAGGAAGTCGGGGCGTCCGGTACGACCACGGGCTCCCCGGAGGAGCCCGTGACCGCGGGCGCCTCACACGAGCGACGGGGGCAGGAGACATGA
- a CDS encoding Rieske (2Fe-2S) protein, translating to MPARRTVLRGAALAPVAGIAISACSGGSGGGTPAAPTAPVELGAESEVAKGGAKLYREENVVVSRAENGSLKAFSTICTHAGCAINKLQGTTLICPCHGSEFDAATGKVLQAPATVPLKELSVQAKGGRIVAGP from the coding sequence ATGCCTGCCCGCCGTACCGTCCTGCGAGGAGCGGCGCTCGCCCCGGTCGCCGGGATCGCCATCAGCGCCTGCTCCGGCGGCAGCGGGGGCGGGACGCCGGCGGCGCCGACCGCGCCGGTCGAGCTGGGCGCGGAGAGCGAGGTCGCCAAGGGCGGCGCCAAGCTGTACCGGGAAGAGAACGTCGTGGTCAGCCGCGCCGAGAACGGCTCCTTGAAGGCGTTCAGCACGATCTGCACGCACGCAGGGTGCGCCATCAACAAGCTTCAGGGCACGACGCTGATCTGCCCGTGCCACGGCAGCGAGTTCGACGCGGCGACGGGCAAGGTGCTGCAGGCCCCTGCCACCGTGCCGCTGAAGGAGCTGTCCGTGCAGGCCAAGGGTGGCAGGATCGTCGCGGGTCCCTGA
- a CDS encoding LacI family DNA-binding transcriptional regulator, with amino-acid sequence MATMVDVAAHAGVSVATVSHVLNDTRPVLPHTRQAVLDAIDALGYTPNTLARSLVTARTRSIGLAVSAITNPYFTEILQGVEAGALEHGYGLLLADPHDDPQHERKVVQLLHERRVDGLIVAPSADPDALLRYLGQHNVPTVFLDRLVEAPADPPFRFDQVCAENAEPMARLVGHLAERGHRRIGLVAGLPGLSTTSERISGYRHGLAGAGLPYDERLVAHGDSEATAAERATDALLSLAAPPTALVTGNNAMTIGALRALRERGLSVPDDLALCCFDDFAWADLFAPRLTAISQPSKEIGAQAVRLLLERLASPDHPARTVRLPCAFVHRTSCGCAEPPGTSGASPTDPSQKSPAKGSLS; translated from the coding sequence ATGGCAACGATGGTCGACGTGGCGGCGCACGCGGGAGTGTCCGTGGCGACCGTCTCCCATGTGCTCAACGACACGCGCCCCGTGCTGCCCCACACCCGCCAGGCCGTCCTGGACGCCATCGACGCGCTCGGCTACACACCCAACACCCTGGCCCGTTCGCTGGTCACCGCACGCACCCGGTCCATCGGCCTCGCGGTGTCGGCGATCACCAACCCGTACTTCACGGAGATCCTCCAGGGCGTCGAGGCGGGCGCCCTTGAGCACGGGTACGGGCTGCTCCTCGCCGATCCGCACGACGATCCCCAGCACGAGCGGAAGGTCGTCCAGCTGCTGCACGAGCGACGCGTCGACGGTCTGATCGTCGCGCCCTCCGCCGATCCGGACGCGCTCTTGCGCTACCTCGGGCAGCACAACGTGCCGACCGTCTTCCTGGACCGCCTGGTCGAGGCCCCGGCCGACCCCCCCTTCCGCTTCGACCAGGTCTGCGCCGAGAACGCCGAGCCGATGGCACGGCTGGTCGGGCATCTCGCCGAACGGGGTCACCGGCGCATCGGGCTCGTCGCGGGCCTGCCCGGGCTCAGCACCACGAGCGAGCGGATCTCCGGCTACCGCCACGGCCTCGCGGGCGCCGGGCTCCCCTACGACGAACGGCTCGTGGCGCACGGCGACTCCGAGGCGACGGCCGCCGAACGTGCCACCGACGCGCTGCTGTCCCTGGCGGCGCCCCCGACCGCGCTGGTCACCGGAAACAACGCGATGACCATCGGGGCCCTGCGCGCCCTGCGCGAACGCGGTCTGTCCGTGCCGGACGACCTGGCGCTGTGCTGCTTCGACGACTTCGCCTGGGCGGATCTGTTCGCGCCACGGCTGACCGCGATCTCCCAGCCCAGCAAGGAGATCGGCGCGCAGGCCGTCCGGCTGCTCCTGGAACGGCTCGCCTCGCCGGACCACCCGGCCCGCACCGTGCGCCTCCCCTGCGCCTTCGTCCACCGCACCTCGTGCGGCTGCGCCGAGCCCCCCGGGACATCGGGGGCCTCCCCCACCGACCCGAGCCAGAAGAGTCCCGCGAAAGGATCCCTGTCGTGA
- a CDS encoding carbohydrate kinase family protein, translating into MIVVAGEALIDLVPQGAGALVGLRPARGGGPYNTAVALGRLGSPTAFCSRVSYDAFGEALLGGLHEAGVDVSSVQRGTEPTTLAVASIDADGSAAYSFYVEGTADRLFAAPERLPDATRAVSFGTCSLVLEPGASAYEELMRAAAARGVFTTLDPNIRAVLIPDADAYRARFKSWLPSVSLLKLSEEDALWLGGTPREWLASGPAAVVITQGGDGLTVFTQDGSVHSVPGEPVEVVDTIGAGDTVNAALLHGLAARDALSPAALAELGPEGWSELLRFAARAAAITCSRAGAEPPFAAELDAP; encoded by the coding sequence GTGATCGTCGTCGCCGGTGAGGCCCTGATCGACCTGGTACCGCAGGGCGCGGGCGCGCTCGTCGGCCTGCGACCCGCACGCGGCGGCGGCCCCTACAACACGGCGGTGGCGCTGGGCCGCCTCGGCTCCCCCACCGCCTTCTGCTCCCGGGTCTCGTACGACGCCTTCGGCGAGGCGCTCCTCGGCGGGCTGCACGAGGCGGGCGTAGACGTGTCCTCGGTGCAGCGCGGGACGGAGCCGACGACCCTCGCGGTCGCCTCCATCGACGCGGACGGCTCGGCGGCGTACTCCTTCTACGTCGAGGGCACGGCCGACCGCCTGTTCGCCGCGCCGGAGCGCCTCCCGGACGCCACCCGGGCGGTGTCCTTCGGGACCTGCTCGCTGGTCCTGGAGCCGGGTGCGAGCGCCTACGAGGAGCTCATGCGGGCCGCCGCCGCGCGCGGTGTGTTCACCACGCTCGACCCGAACATCCGGGCCGTGCTCATCCCCGACGCGGACGCCTATCGGGCCCGCTTCAAGAGCTGGCTGCCGTCGGTGTCGCTCCTCAAGCTCTCCGAGGAGGACGCGCTGTGGCTGGGCGGCACCCCGCGCGAGTGGCTGGCCTCCGGTCCCGCGGCCGTCGTGATCACCCAGGGCGGCGACGGCCTGACGGTGTTCACCCAGGACGGCTCCGTCCACTCCGTGCCCGGTGAGCCGGTCGAGGTCGTGGACACCATCGGCGCCGGAGACACGGTGAACGCGGCCCTGCTGCACGGCCTGGCCGCGCGGGACGCGCTGTCCCCGGCGGCGCTGGCCGAGCTGGGCCCCGAGGGCTGGAGCGAGCTGCTGCGGTTCGCGGCCCGCGCGGCGGCGATCACCTGCTCCCGAGCGGGCGCGGAGCCGCCCTTCGCCGCGGAACTCGACGCCCCCTGA
- the uvrA gene encoding excinuclease ABC subunit UvrA: MADRLIVRGAREHNLKNVSLDLPRDSLIVFTGLSGSGKSSLAFDTIFAEGQRRYVESLSSYARQFLGQMDKPDVDFIEGLSPAVSIDQKSTSRNPRSTVGTITEVYDYLRLLFARIGKPHCPECGRPITRQSPQAIVDRVLELPEGSRFQVLSPLVRERKGEFVDLFADLQTKGYSRARVDGQTIQLTEPPTLKKQEKHTIEVVVDRLTVKDSAKRRLTDSVETALGLSGGMVVLDFVDLPEDDPERERMYSEHLYCPYDDLSFEELEPRSFSFNSPFGACPECTGIGTRMEVDPELIVPDEDKSLDEGAIHPWSHGHTKDYFGRLVGALADALGFRTDIPFAGLPQRAKKALLYGHKTQIEVRYRNRYGRERVYTTPFEGAVPFIKRRHSESESDASRERFEGYMREVPCPTCEGTRLKPLILAVTVMEKSIAEVSAMSISDCADFLGKLKLDARDKKIAERVLKEVNERLRFLVDVGLDYLSLNRAAGTLSGGEAQRIRLATQIGSGLVGVLYVLDEPSIGLHQRDNHRLIETLVRLRDMGNTLIVVEHDEDTIKVADWVVDIGPGAGEHGGKVVHSGPLKELLANPESMTGQYLSGKREIPLPDIRRPADPGRRLTVHGARENNLQDIDVSFPLGVLTAVTGVSGSGKSTLVNDILYTHLARELNGARSVPGRHTRVDGDDLVDKVVHVDQSPIGRTPRSNPATYTGVFDHVRKLFAETTEAKVRGYMPGRFSFNVKGGRCENCSGDGTIKIEMNFLPDVYVPCEVCHGARYNRETLEVHYKGKSISEVLDMPIEEALGFFEAVPAIARHLRTLNDVGLGYVRLGQSAPTLSGGEAQRVKLASELQKRSTGRTVYVLDEPTTGLHFEDISKLITVLSGLVDKGNTVIVIEHNLDVIKTADWVVDMGPEGGNGGGLVVAEGTPEQVAGVPASHTGKFLREVLGADRISDAASVPAPRKATAKKAVAAKSTARKTTTKAVNNTATKKAAAATSTTATKKAAPAKKTTRARKA, translated from the coding sequence GTGGCCGACCGTCTCATCGTCCGTGGAGCGCGCGAGCACAATCTGAAGAATGTCTCGCTCGACCTCCCGCGCGACTCGCTCATCGTCTTCACGGGCCTGTCGGGGTCGGGCAAGTCCTCGCTGGCCTTCGACACGATCTTCGCCGAGGGACAGCGGCGTTACGTGGAGTCACTGTCCTCGTACGCCCGGCAGTTCCTCGGCCAGATGGACAAGCCGGACGTGGACTTCATCGAAGGCCTCTCCCCGGCGGTCTCCATCGACCAGAAGTCGACCTCGCGCAACCCGCGCTCGACGGTCGGCACCATCACCGAGGTCTACGACTACCTGCGTCTGCTCTTCGCGCGCATCGGCAAGCCGCACTGTCCCGAGTGCGGTCGCCCCATCACGCGCCAGTCGCCGCAGGCCATCGTCGACAGGGTTCTGGAGCTGCCCGAGGGAAGCCGCTTCCAGGTCCTTTCGCCGCTGGTGCGCGAGCGCAAGGGCGAGTTCGTCGACCTCTTCGCCGATCTCCAGACCAAGGGGTACAGCCGGGCCAGGGTCGACGGTCAGACGATCCAGCTCACCGAGCCGCCCACGCTGAAGAAGCAGGAGAAGCACACCATCGAGGTGGTCGTCGACCGCCTCACGGTGAAGGACTCCGCCAAGCGCCGCCTCACCGACTCCGTGGAGACCGCCCTCGGGCTCTCCGGCGGCATGGTCGTGCTCGACTTCGTCGACCTCCCCGAGGACGACCCCGAGCGCGAGCGCATGTACTCGGAGCACCTGTACTGCCCGTACGACGACCTGTCGTTCGAGGAGCTGGAGCCCCGCTCCTTCTCCTTCAACTCGCCCTTCGGCGCCTGCCCCGAGTGCACCGGTATCGGTACGCGCATGGAGGTCGACCCTGAGCTGATCGTCCCGGACGAGGACAAGTCCCTCGACGAGGGCGCCATCCACCCCTGGTCGCACGGGCACACCAAGGACTACTTCGGGCGCCTCGTCGGAGCCCTCGCCGACGCGTTGGGATTCCGGACCGACATCCCCTTCGCCGGTCTCCCGCAGCGCGCCAAGAAGGCCCTGCTCTACGGCCACAAGACGCAGATCGAGGTGCGCTACCGCAACCGGTACGGGCGCGAGCGTGTCTACACCACGCCCTTCGAAGGGGCCGTCCCCTTCATCAAGCGGCGGCACAGCGAGTCCGAGAGCGACGCAAGCCGCGAGCGCTTCGAGGGCTATATGCGCGAGGTGCCCTGCCCCACCTGTGAGGGCACCCGCCTCAAGCCGCTCATCCTCGCCGTCACCGTCATGGAGAAGTCGATCGCGGAGGTCTCCGCGATGTCGATCAGCGACTGCGCGGACTTCCTGGGCAAGCTGAAGCTCGACGCGCGCGACAAGAAGATCGCCGAGCGCGTCCTGAAGGAGGTCAACGAACGGCTGCGCTTCCTGGTCGACGTCGGCCTCGACTACCTGTCGCTCAACCGCGCGGCCGGCACGCTCTCCGGCGGCGAGGCCCAGCGCATCCGCCTGGCCACCCAGATCGGCTCCGGCCTCGTCGGCGTCCTGTACGTCCTCGACGAGCCGTCCATCGGCCTGCACCAGCGCGACAACCACCGGCTGATCGAGACCCTGGTCCGGCTGCGTGACATGGGCAACACGCTCATCGTCGTCGAGCACGACGAGGACACCATCAAGGTCGCCGACTGGGTCGTCGACATCGGCCCCGGCGCGGGTGAGCACGGCGGCAAGGTCGTGCACAGCGGCCCCTTGAAGGAGCTGCTCGCCAACCCCGAGTCGATGACCGGCCAGTACCTGTCGGGCAAGAGGGAGATCCCGCTTCCGGACATCCGCCGCCCCGCCGACCCGGGCCGCAGGCTCACCGTGCACGGCGCCCGTGAGAACAACCTTCAGGACATCGACGTGTCCTTCCCGCTGGGCGTGCTCACGGCGGTCACCGGTGTCTCGGGTTCCGGCAAGTCGACGCTGGTCAACGACATCCTGTACACGCACCTGGCGCGCGAGCTCAACGGCGCCCGGAGCGTTCCCGGGCGGCACACGCGTGTGGACGGCGACGACCTCGTCGACAAGGTCGTGCACGTCGACCAGTCGCCCATCGGCCGCACCCCGCGGTCGAACCCGGCCACGTACACCGGAGTCTTCGACCACGTCCGCAAGCTGTTCGCCGAGACGACCGAGGCGAAGGTGCGGGGCTACATGCCCGGCCGCTTCTCCTTCAACGTCAAGGGCGGCCGCTGCGAGAACTGCTCGGGCGACGGCACCATCAAGATCGAGATGAACTTCCTGCCGGACGTGTACGTCCCCTGCGAGGTCTGCCACGGGGCGCGCTACAACCGGGAGACCCTGGAGGTCCACTACAAGGGCAAGTCCATCTCCGAGGTCCTCGACATGCCGATCGAGGAGGCCCTCGGCTTCTTCGAGGCCGTTCCCGCGATCGCCCGCCACCTGCGCACGCTCAACGACGTCGGTCTCGGCTACGTCCGGCTCGGCCAGTCCGCGCCGACGCTGTCCGGCGGCGAGGCCCAGCGCGTCAAGCTCGCCAGCGAGCTGCAGAAGCGTTCCACGGGCCGCACGGTGTACGTGCTGGACGAGCCGACCACCGGTCTGCACTTCGAGGACATCAGCAAGCTGATCACGGTGCTCTCCGGTCTGGTCGACAAGGGCAACACGGTCATCGTCATCGAGCACAACCTCGACGTCATCAAGACCGCCGACTGGGTCGTCGACATGGGCCCGGAGGGCGGCAACGGCGGCGGTCTCGTGGTCGCCGAGGGCACGCCCGAGCAGGTCGCCGGGGTTCCGGCCAGTCACACCGGCAAGTTCCTGCGCGAGGTCCTGGGCGCGGACCGGATCAGCGACGCCGCCTCCGTACCGGCTCCTCGCAAGGCGACGGCCAAGAAGGCGGTCGCGGCCAAGTCGACGGCCAGGAAGACGACCACGAAGGCCGTGAACAACACGGCCACGAAGAAGGCCGCCGCGGCCACCAGCACGACGGCCACGAAGAAGGCGGCCCCCGCGAAGAAGACCACGCGGGCACGCAAGGCCTGA
- a CDS encoding maleylpyruvate isomerase family mycothiol-dependent enzyme, with protein MMDHVRDLASVRDATERLLNAAAKMDNASAAEPSRLPGWSRGHVLAHLSRNADALVNVLDGRPMYVSGEARDADIERDAPRPLAGQLADLRESAARFQDVGAAPADWSRTVELRNGVTDSAARVPFRRWVEVELHHVDLGIGYELEDLPEEFVEREIEFLADRFTGHSQVTSTRITDGTRAWSTGRDAEGGPEVTVTGPAPALLGWLCGRRDGSGLSVDGGPLPALPPL; from the coding sequence ATGATGGATCATGTGCGCGACCTGGCGTCTGTACGTGACGCGACCGAACGGCTGCTCAACGCAGCCGCCAAAATGGACAACGCTTCCGCGGCCGAGCCGTCACGGCTGCCCGGCTGGAGCCGCGGCCATGTGCTCGCCCACCTCTCCCGTAACGCGGACGCGCTCGTGAACGTCCTCGACGGGCGCCCCATGTACGTCTCCGGGGAAGCCCGGGACGCCGACATCGAGCGGGACGCGCCGCGCCCCCTGGCCGGACAGCTCGCGGACCTGCGGGAGAGCGCGGCCCGGTTCCAGGACGTGGGGGCGGCGCCCGCGGACTGGTCGCGCACGGTGGAGCTGCGCAACGGGGTCACGGACTCCGCGGCCCGGGTGCCGTTCCGGCGCTGGGTCGAGGTCGAGCTGCATCACGTGGATCTGGGGATCGGATACGAGCTCGAGGATCTCCCGGAGGAGTTCGTGGAACGGGAGATCGAGTTCCTCGCCGATCGGTTCACGGGACACTCCCAGGTGACCTCCACGCGGATCACCGACGGCACGCGCGCGTGGAGCACGGGACGCGATGCCGAGGGCGGACCCGAGGTCACCGTGACCGGTCCCGCACCGGCGCTGCTCGGCTGGCTCTGCGGACGGCGCGACGGTTCGGGGCTGAGCGTCGATGGCGGGCCACTCCCCGCGCTCCCCCCGCTATAG
- a CDS encoding MBL fold metallo-hydrolase — MTYSGAVKVGGPADVHELQNLMISKVAVGPMDNNAYLLRCRATDEQLLIDAANDAGTLLTLIGDDGIASVVTTHQHGDHWQALAEVVVATGARTYAGRDDAEGIPVPTDVLVGDGDTIRVGRVELTARHLVGHTPGSIALVYDDPHGHPHVFTGDCLFPGGVGNTRKDPKAFASLIHDVETKIFDALPDETWVYPGHGNDTTLGAERPHLPEWHARGW; from the coding sequence ATGACGTACAGCGGAGCGGTGAAGGTCGGCGGACCCGCCGATGTGCACGAGCTGCAGAACCTGATGATCTCCAAGGTCGCGGTCGGCCCGATGGACAACAACGCCTATCTGCTGCGCTGCCGGGCCACCGACGAGCAGCTGCTGATCGACGCGGCCAACGACGCCGGCACCCTGCTCACGCTGATCGGTGACGACGGCATCGCGTCCGTAGTCACCACACATCAGCACGGCGACCACTGGCAGGCGCTCGCGGAGGTCGTGGTGGCCACCGGCGCCCGCACCTACGCGGGCCGGGACGACGCCGAGGGCATCCCCGTGCCGACCGACGTCCTCGTGGGCGACGGCGACACGATCCGAGTGGGGCGCGTGGAGCTCACCGCGCGCCACCTCGTGGGACACACGCCGGGCTCGATCGCCCTCGTCTACGACGACCCGCACGGGCACCCGCACGTGTTCACCGGGGACTGTCTCTTCCCCGGCGGTGTGGGCAACACCCGCAAGGACCCGAAGGCGTTCGCCAGCCTCATCCACGACGTCGAGACGAAGATCTTCGACGCACTGCCGGACGAGACCTGGGTCTACCCGGGGCACGGCAACGACACGACGCTGGGCGCCGAGCGGCCGCACCTTCCGGAGTGGCACGCACGCGGCTGGTGA